Proteins encoded by one window of Drosophila melanogaster chromosome X:
- the CG12645 gene encoding uncharacterized protein, isoform C: protein MAEEKHRMLFQDQDPGQDLQIERPMSLSPSEPPTYYDAMQTFTIQNNLDYSNDRRRTLFAEPQHLRSRVEEMPMPMPMSQTKDEVSVQSEGLADNNSIDHRAMPPVRNFFILSPQPKLGSQAMDIVCPACGQRGVTRLKRSPNARTNLWALCLCTFGWCCCACLFPYLWNGCRTTNHYCSACEIFLGAHYPRSCCCCCCRRR, encoded by the exons ATGGCCGAAGAGAAGCATCGCATGTTGTTCCAAGACCAGGATCCCGGCCAGGATCTGCAGATAGAGCGACCCATGTCCTTGTCGCCATCGGAACCGCCGACCTACTATGATGCAATGCAAACGTTTACGATTCAGAATAATTTGGATTATTCCAACGATCGGCGAAGAACCCTTTTTGCAGAACCCCAACATCTAAGGTCCAGGGTGGAGGAAatgccgatgccgatgccgatgTCCCAAACGAAAGACGAGGTGAGCGTACAATCGGAAGGATTAGCGGACAACAATAGCATCGATCATCGTGCAATGCCACCAGTGAGAA ATTTCTTTATCCTAAGCCCGCAACCCAAACTGGGTAGCCAGGCGATGGACATCGTGTGCCCAGCTTGTGGTCAACGGGGAGTCACCCGTTTGAAGAGGTCACCTAATGCTCGGACTAACCTTTGGGCCCTCTGCTTGTGCACTTTTGG ttgGTGCTGCTGCGCTTGCCTGTTTCCGTATCTATGGAATGGCTGCCGGACAACGAATCATTACTGCTCCGCCTGCGAGATCTTTCTGGGCGCACATTATccgaggagctgctgctgctgctgctgccggcgGCGGTAG
- the CG12645 gene encoding uncharacterized protein, isoform B has product MAEEKHRMLFQDQDPGQDLQIERPMSLSPSEPPTYYDAMQTFTIQNNLDYSNDRRRTLFAEPQHLRSRVEEMPMPMPMSQTKDEVSVQSEGLADNNSIDHRAMPPVRSKCDDFFILSPQPKLGSQAMDIVCPACGQRGVTRLKRSPNARTNLWALCLCTFGWCCCACLFPYLWNGCRTTNHYCSACEIFLGAHYPRSCCCCCCRRR; this is encoded by the exons ATGGCCGAAGAGAAGCATCGCATGTTGTTCCAAGACCAGGATCCCGGCCAGGATCTGCAGATAGAGCGACCCATGTCCTTGTCGCCATCGGAACCGCCGACCTACTATGATGCAATGCAAACGTTTACGATTCAGAATAATTTGGATTATTCCAACGATCGGCGAAGAACCCTTTTTGCAGAACCCCAACATCTAAGGTCCAGGGTGGAGGAAatgccgatgccgatgccgatgTCCCAAACGAAAGACGAGGTGAGCGTACAATCGGAAGGATTAGCGGACAACAATAGCATCGATCATCGTGCAATGCCACCAGTGAGAAGTAAGTGCGATG ATTTCTTTATCCTAAGCCCGCAACCCAAACTGGGTAGCCAGGCGATGGACATCGTGTGCCCAGCTTGTGGTCAACGGGGAGTCACCCGTTTGAAGAGGTCACCTAATGCTCGGACTAACCTTTGGGCCCTCTGCTTGTGCACTTTTGG ttgGTGCTGCTGCGCTTGCCTGTTTCCGTATCTATGGAATGGCTGCCGGACAACGAATCATTACTGCTCCGCCTGCGAGATCTTTCTGGGCGCACATTATccgaggagctgctgctgctgctgctgccggcgGCGGTAG